In Oncorhynchus keta strain PuntledgeMale-10-30-2019 chromosome 36, Oket_V2, whole genome shotgun sequence, the DNA window TTTTTAAGCCATTAATAGATCATTCATAAATGCATGTTTTATTGACATGTTACACAATTTGTCAACCGTTACTGCTAGTTTATTAGACATCAGTAAGCTGTGTTAAACATCCAAAAACCCAACCGCAGCCAAGAAACAATagcaggatgagagagaggatacCGTACCAAAGACTTTTTAACACAGCCTCTAACAGTAGGTCTTTGTGCAGTCGGGAATACAGCTGCTGTACACCTCAGGGGTGATATATTCTTTAAAAATACCATTACTCTTCAAggttttcactgtctgtctgccagtgaACCATTCACTCTGCTGTTCTGTGCCTATGAGAAGGTTCTGCCCTCCCCATATCCTATCCTTAACCATTGGGGGAAAGCACCACGCTGACCTCAGATCAGTGTCTAGAGGGATAGCTTCCTATGGTCTGCCTGGCAGCTGCAGCAGTGTCTACTGGCgtcatcagtctgtaactcaATTCCTgcatcctgcctgccctgcctatcCCCTGGGGGAGAACAACTGTTTGCCCCAGAAGCTTTCAGTGGGCTGGAGGGGAGGACTATGCCTTTATCACAATGAACGAGGTGTTTACATCAAAACAGGCTACACAATCGAATGGCCACATGAAGTTAATGACAGACACTCCTATTCAATCAAATGAATCTGAGACAACACACAAGTAAAGACCTAAAAATGTAGCATGCACTACTGTTTTTTGTTTATTGTTGAGGGAGGAAATATCAAAATAATCCAAATAATTTGAGTAAAAATATAATAGCGGAAAAAGTTACTGGTGGCATAGCTTGCTTGTCAGGGCGGTTTTGAAAATATGGGAGAAAGAATTGGGAGACCGGCGCGCTGCTTCTCCCGGCAGTCAGTTTGACAGATAACTGGGCGGGTTGCAAGTAGATGTGCAGTGAGGAGGAAGTAACAAGTCATAAATGAAAACGGACACTTACTTGTCGAGGACAAAGTATAAATCGAAGGCACCTTGACAGgacctctcctcctgctgttcttcTTTCATCTCTCCTTTTACGGAGGGAAGTTTGACAGTAAAAATCGCTAATCCCAAAAACACCACGGCTATAGACACGCTAATGGCAGCTCTCGCCATCTTTCCCGGACAGTTGTGTAGACTAACACCTCAAAACATCACCGAGTCCGAAATGTCTCTCACATTATAGTCTTGATGATAATGATTCACTCCAGGACAATGTAACGGTGCGCAAGTTTCGATATGGTGGTCATTAGATCGGTTGTCCACGGTGATGCGATAAACAGCCGTCAGTCCCAAATCCCTCTTCACTCCGGATTTCTCGCCTCAAGCAGCTCCTGGTGGTGTTGTGGAGGACAGGACTCAGCTCAATATTTCTTAGACAGGCACCGATCAGCCAGAATACTTCCCATTTCCGGGATAAAAAATCATCATAATGAATATCCCGATAGCCCTATAATAGGTTGGGAAGTTAAATAGGCAACAAAGATATAGGAAACGACTCACATTTCACTATGCACAAGAAAGTGCCTCTTTCTCCCCACCCTACAAAAAAATGACGGATGATGAGAGATGTGGACTTTAAAAATACATAAAAAGTTCAATTTGAGATCCAGACGTTTTAGTTGCTGTATTGGCTGTGCTTTGAGATTATGGCGCATTGGAAATGGATGGCAAAACATTCTGTTTAAGATTGAAACAGCAAAATATGTATTGTTATGCTTGTTAAAAGTGGCATTTACATAAAGTTATTTAAAAATGCaattacatgtaaaaaaaaagaaatatatGTTTTGTAATTCTTTCTCCACCCCACGTCTGGATTTCGAGCGCATCAGATGAGGGCATACCAGTTAGCGGCGGTGGCGAGGCGCACACACCCCCGGGCACAGATTTAATTTATGCCAACTACCAATTAGTGTAAGGGTGAATCGAGTATCGGAGGAGAGGTGTCCTGACATCTTATTGTTTAGTCAGAGAGAACATCTTTCCGGTGAAACGCTGTTCTTCACAAGTCTACTCAATATGATTCAGCCAAAATGTCTGATAAAACAGGATGCTGAATTGACTGGATTGTAGAGCTGTGGATGCAAAAAGTAAAGAAACACATATTTCATACAATTTATAAATGTCCCTACGCATCATATTTCAACGAATGTATGACATCTACTAAAAAGTGATTGGTAGTAAACGTATTTGAGTTTCAGGAAATGCATTAGCTCTGTTGTGCATACAGTGCATAAGAGAGAATGACAAATTGGCCTCTCGCTGAGGTGATAATAACGATAGGATACTGGTTAATTTTCAGGGGCTAAATGTAAAATTGAGCATTAGCTTACTAAATGCCATCTGATCCAGGGGGTACGGCCGAGCCACTGGGCAAATGCATTATTCGTCAAATTAAACTGGAaacgatttaaaaaaaatattatctaATGAGAATTTAGTAGATTATTCTGCATCACGGGTTTAGTTGGGGTAAATATAATCTCTTCCAGGCTGAGAAATGTGTAAAATGCATTAGAACTACCATGGGACTATTGGAAATGTTTCAGCTTCGGTTGGTGGCCTACTATTTAGGGATAATGTCAACATGTATTTGGTATTTGAAGATTGAAAATTAAATGATTATACTTTGTCACTAAATATCACTGACACATAGGAAATACTTCTGCATACAGCTGGGTGTAAATTAAGTTTGAATAGGACCACTTCGAAATATTGTGTTCTATGGATTTGAATAGCATTCTTATGCAATTGAACATACATTTCGATGGAGGCTACATTTATGCTGAGTTAACATAGCTACGTAGCCTTCTCATTTCCATGCTCCTAACCAAGAACATTAGATAGATCCATGTTCGATTTGTCAACACAGGCATGACTTGTATGGTTTTCCCAGAGAAGATGGATAACAAAACTTAATAACAATTTGTTTGGGTAAAAATGAAGCATAACGTTATCTCTTTGCAACTAACAATTCGACTCTACTAAACAATACTGACAATGAATTGTGCAACCTTGAGCAAAAAtgggcatctctctctctctttaccagtTCAGAGTTCCTCTTATGCTAATTATCCTGACTGTAAACCAGAAAAGAACCAATCAGAGTTTCCCTGGAGGGACTGACGTAAGGtagagcgtgtgtatgtgtgtggtgtgtgtgtgtgtgcgcgcgcgcgagCAACGCCTCACTATTCCTGTCACTGATGGAGATAATGGGCTTGTTCCGACATTGCAGCCGAGAGTGCAGGCGAATGCCGATCAACAAAgaccttgcatcataaataaccACTCATTaatatttgtagatcagtcagtcagtcacaatttacccatgatACAATACGGTTTTGATCCTCTCGAACACGGtcgttaagtgtgtgtgtgagcggagCAGAGAGGCAGTAACGAGGCAGACACTGTCGTGATCACTCTCGTTCTCAGACCGTAACAGCAACCGAAGGAAGGAGAATCGTTCTAGCGGCCAGTGTACCTGCTGATAACCAGCCTCCTCGCGGACATACCGAACCACACGCTACCTCCACGACCAGACGGTGAGTGGGCTATGGGCATGCAACAGACACTTTTGGGTTCTCTTGgattagtttttttttttggaaAAGGGAAATTGTTATCTCTAGCAAAGCTTTACGCTACAACTGGTGTTTGTTTGTGAATGAAAACCTTCTCATCAGACATTGTTAGGCTTTTACATTTATTGGAAAAATACCTACATCTttatataaatgttttatttaatatgCATTTGTATTTGATATATCCAGAATAAATATTCCTTATTAATCAAAAGCCTATAGCCTACACTAAAATAGACACAACGTCCAGCTGAAGTAAATATACCAAAAACCTGTGAATGGACATTGTTTACAACAAATCTCAGTGTGGCTATAATGAATATATTAATATGACCAAACTGACTCGAAGCAGAGACGCATGTAGACCAACGAGGCAGTTGCAGCGCAGAAGGGAAGACAATTGGACAAACCGGCTGAAAAACTGAGACAAAGGACGCTAGAAGTCAAAACCATTTTACATGCCTGCTACACATTGTCGGAGAAAATTTAGCTGAATGATTTCATAAATCAGAATTTGCCACTCAAAAATATGGTTGAAAAATATAAACTACAAAAAGTCAAATCatgtttaaaaaacaacaacttatAAATGACAACGATGCCACGGGGATTATGAACTCTCAAATATGTGGTTTTAAACATTTAAAAGTATGTATATGTAATAATATTGAACGTGATTCATATTGTGGCATAATAAAGATACAGTATGATTAaccaaaaaaacatattttcctATAGGTCTAATTGTATCTGGAGTCTGAACTATTTGCTATTAAAAAATGGATTTCTGATGGAAAACAACGAATATTTCGATTAAATGAATAGGCCTATTTATTCAGAAATAGAAAACGAATCAAAACCTCTAGTCATAGATCTAGTCTACTATTTTCGAAACGAATAAATTATAGTGATATAGGGCTACTTATTTGGGATTTTGCATGTTTAAGCCAAATTGATCAGGCCCACGTTTTAATATAAGAATGCAATACATTTTTACAATTATTTAACAAAAGCATCACATTCAAACGCTCCATTCCTCACCTTTAAAATGTCATACACTTTGGATCAGACGGCGATAAAATAACATTCATTCTTTAAACAATGGAAAGTTATTAACGCGTTTTGTTTTTCCTACAGGCTAACCATGGACCAGAGTTTTTTATCTCGTTCCCTCTGGACCAGTGAGGGTAAATTCCTCCAGCACCACGCGACAGACCTCTATACCAGCGTGCACGTCACTCGCAACATCCCAGCTGGGGCACAGTTCGGCCCGTGCATCCTTCAGAATACTTTCTATGACACGGTCGCCTTCATAGCGCTCAAATCCCGCGACAAGAGAAGCAAATCATACGTGTTCAGAGTAAGTTCGTTTTTTTTGAATATTTATTAATAACACAATTTAACTTGCAAGCTAGGATACCACAGAGACAATGAACACATTATACCTTCATAAAAACATAGGCTAAATCTAAATCTTATAAAAAAGAGCCATCAACAACAAAATGACATGTTCTACAATGAGATATGTGTGTTGGTGTAGCCTAATACATTTTCATTGCCATCCATATAGGCTATCCGTGGGAAATGATTGACCATGCCATTCGGTCACATTTGCACCTTTACAAATTCGAATCAATTCAGTGTTTTCACTATGACTGAGGAGAGGTGAACCTCATTGAAACTTTTGACAATGTTGTCTCTATGAAAGAATATTAACAATGATTTCTCTCAACAGGTGGACCCGGAGGCTATGCGGAGCTCTGCTCTCGTGCTGTCCTGGCTGCGACTGGTGCAGGCGGCGTGTGGCAGGGAGGAACAGAACACCGAAGCGTTCCTGAAGGGAGGCCAGCTGTATTTCCGGACCACCAGGGACATACGTCAGGAAGAGGAACTGTTGGTGTGGTATGACCAGGAATTGTCACATCTACTGGGCTTCACTGACATCTCAGCCAGAGGACAACACGAaggtgagagagaaatagacacgTGGGAAAGCGCTATAGAAATACAACTCTTCGTCACCATCCTaatcatcatcctcctcattTCAACATATAGGCTTACTAATGTTACGGATGTTGTTTGCTTGTTTTAGCATTTTGCTAGGAGTTTTGTTGTAGCCTGCGTAAATGCGTAATGCATTATTGGAAAATACAGAAGGAAGAGGAAACGACTGAAATTCTTCAGATAATATATATGGACTATTGTTATTTGATAAGTTTATATCTGAGTTAATTTTCCCCtaatgtgttttttaatgtacaTATTAACGAACAAATTGTATATCTCTTCACAGAGCTTAAATGCGCAACATGTAACCAGGTGTTCAAGAATGAGCATCCCTATTTGGCCCACTGCCGCTTCCTGTGCGCGCAGGTGAAGTATGACGCGCTGAGCAGAGAGGCCTACGAACACAAACACATGGAGATCAAGCGGCAACGACGCGTCACAGACTTCCACAACATCGCTAGGGATCTGGAACATAAAAGATACGGCGCCAGTGAAGACGCAGAGATTTCCCCGCGGAAATGGAAACACGAGGAGACGGGTTATCCCCGATGGAGGAAACCTGTGCTACTTGAGAAAACCAACATATcgaacaacaacaacatcacacAGATAACCAGAGACTACCACCCCACTGCGCCAGAGTCAACTGGCTCTGCATTGAAACTGAAGGCGGAGAAGTACCAGCTCAAAAAGGACCACGTGGAATGTAAAAATAGTGCGTTTACAGAGGTTGGAGCAGCGAAAATTTGTTTTACGCATGAGAAAGAAAAGCCAACGGAGGCTGATTCTGAGACAGTGCGGGAGATGAGCGCTGATTTAAACTCAAACAGCAACAGCAGTGCCTTTTCATTCGTTCTGCGCAGTGGAGCGGAGGAGCAGAAAAGCGCTTTCTGTAAACCCTATAAAAGGACTTCTAACGGCTCTACAGCGCACCCATCCAACACATTACCTGCTCAATTGAACCGCCTAGAGGATGTGAGAGACGTTTTTACCTCAAAGACGGTTCTGAGATACAACAATCTATTGGCTACTAATATGTTGAATGGTGATTTACCTCGCGCACAGACACTACCTACACAGGTTAATGGAAACGCTTTCCCGTACGCGCCAGAGCACTGGTCCAGGAGCATTGGAGACCAACTACAAACCACGCCGTCTTTAACAATTCTTCCACCAACGTTTACCTCCATTGGGGTGTCAGTGCAAAACTGGTGCGCCAAGTGTAACCTCTCCTTCCGCATGACGTCTGACCTAGTGTTACACATGCGCTCGCACCACAAGAAGGAGTTCGCGGCGGAGTCCCAGGTGAGGAGGAGGCGAGAGGAGAAACTTACCTGCCCTATCTGCCACGAGTTCTTCCGGGAACGGCACCACCTTTCACGTCACATGACATCGCACAATTAAAACCCATTTTGCATAAGAAAAGCCATTAGAAAACGTATATTTAAAGAAAACGACATCGGACATACTGTATGTAATTACAAGAGTAGAACAGAGTAATTTAGAGTAATTAAGCATTTAATGACAATTTGAAGTCACTAACATCTTAATGTAGGACCATCCACTTGTGATTATCGATCATTACGCATTAGGGCGTATTTGGGCACGTAGGTTCTCATTCAGGATTTCACACAGTGTCCACTAGATGTCCACAGAATACGAAATTGAATACACAACATATTCATTTTGATTATCTGCATAGTGGGTGATAGGAATATTGTGTGTAATTGGGATTATAAGGTTCTATCTGAATATTTGTCAAAATGGAGTTATGGACATTCTTGTTTTACTCAGTGTTCTATATAGTACTCTAAATGCCCCAATTAATGTTGTTAAGTTAAAAACAGTACACAATCAAAATTactgacaccattcaaaccaatgagggttcAGAACTTTAAAGACAATTATCTCAGAATCATATTTTTTTTTGCCGATTTAAAGTCCCAAGCTCTCGGTATGTCTGATCCGTGCCTTATTGAAACTCAGGGTGGGActgaagagagagactgaaggtcTCTTGCAGCTCTTGCTTTTGACCTCTGATTGTTATAAACATGTTTTCAATGTCTATTACTCAATGTGTTTGACGAGACCTACAGTATTACCAGAGCTTGTACGGGGATAGATGTGTAGATTCATTGagcttttaaaaaaaatgtaaaacaacaacaacaacaacatcagatCCAAACTCCACTTTGCCCTGTGTTTTCTTTAAACTTCCATAAAGACATTTTGTGTGAAACATATGGACATTGTATTACTTGACCCACCATATTCCCTGGCTTCACCCATACGTGACACAAGACATACAACCTGAACTATTTGTCCCATTTCATTTTGGCCCATTTAATGTATTGCTGAATAAAAATATACAGATGAAAATGACTGCAAATAACAAGAGTGGATGATAATATGGAAACACATCATTTATCTTTTTGAAGGCCATGTTAGCAAGTTGTCTCTCATATGTTTGAGACGTCATTGCCGTAAATCGCTTCTAATTCCAACAGGTGGCATCAGCCACCAATTTCCCTCCAATCCAACGGCCAGTGAGTCCAGTGGCCTCAATCTCATTCCAAGATACTTGCTGTTCTTTTTTTTACCTTGTTTAAAGGTGGGTAACGACTCATCTATGAGGCCAGGTGGGGCTAGTATCCAAACCAACAATACTGGTCAAGGTGTTATTAGGGAATTCTTTATAGTTCTGAAAAACATCAACTAATTgcgtcattaaaaaaaaaacgttttttttgttAATCTCATTCACAATAGTCTGACTCGTGTCTTCGTGTGTCAACCATCAAGCTAATAAGACATAATCTACAAGGTGACAGCGAGAACAGTCTTAATCACTTGGTCCCCATTTAATCAGATCCACTTTACCCGAAATCCGCATAGCTGATGTTTTGACGAAGTGGAACTgcgctgtcaaatccacaagcgcGGCTTCCCGAAAACACTGTTGCGGTGAGATAACTCGAGCTGTTGCACTATGATGATACGAGCAGTACTTATCTCAAAGAGCGTTCATAAACCAGCTCTATGAGCAGACCCCCCCAGTTGAAACTTGTTCCCCAAACTTGTGCCCCCTCAGTTATGCTTTGATGTCCCTGTATTAAAATAGCAAAAAGTTCACATTTTTGAGTGACGGGTTGGCGCAAAATCTGTGTCTCTGCTGCGCTGTGTCAGCACAGTGGACAGTGTGGAAAGCCACTGAGGGGGACATTAGACGCGATAGAGTcaagaggggaggggggcagtATACCTTTTCTGTCTGTGATGGAATATATTCTCCGAAAAGACAATCAACTTGCCAATGCACCGCACCATACCTCACTATGCCACACGATATTCAAAATTAAATCATAGGGCTCATGAGTCCACAGCTCCATGCGGAAACTAATTTTCCACTTTGACAAACGTGTTCAGTCAGCACAGAAGGAACATGCTACACCTGAGGAAAGCTCAACTAATCCAACTGGCGTTTGAAGGGGATCCTACAATAATATTTCGAGGAGAATGGAATGATCGATTACTCAGAAAAACAATCCAGCTTGTTGGTTTTTGGTGGTATAGCCAGTGGCGTCATTTCAGCGAAAATCGAGAGTATGGAATGGCAAAGTGGCTTCCATAGCAAGCAAGCTATTCAACAGCCTTGCTTTAGTGTGTAgggcgctgtccatggtgctgatagaGCGCAGTGGAGATTTCGCCGCAACCAGTCACTTCCTTTTCAAAAGCACTCAATGGTGTCGGCATTTGAACTTTTAGTTTTATTGTGGTATCGATGATATAAGCATaattcaatataattccaatGTGAGAACCCAAATTACGCCCCTGGGTCTAGCTACATATCGGTATGTTTCATCCTAGAAATAGATACCTTCTATTATGGTTTTCTTTGTAGCCTATTGTTATTTCGTGGTTGTAAAATGGAACTGTACGTAAGCTGCCGTTTCTGTACTCATGAGCGGCATGGTTTTCCCATGCTTGAAGCGGTCTTATAGGCCTATTTGTTTGGCAAGGCAACTGTGCATGGCTGCAACTCACTGATGTAGGTATCTCACTGCAACTCACTGATGTTTTGGATATTTGGATCTCTATTCGCCATTTGTTTATTGCGTTTATTTATTGCTAATGTAACTAGCCTAAATATAGATTGATATTCAGATTTTATACTAAGCCGAACTGCTATTCAGTATTTTTGTTTGGATGCATGATTAACTAGGCAACTACTTTCAGCATTTAGTTTGCTGAGCTGTTTGTTATAGTGAGCTCGAAAATTGTTGTGACAATAACCTCGTTTCCATCTACTGTTTTTCTGAGAGTAGTCATACCGTGTATAAAAAAAAGAATCCCGACAGCTGTGATGGAAGGCGGAAGTTTGGTAAATGCCAACAGATAATTACTTccttcgacatggtgggatctttttgtgtcggtaaaattaattatgcgaggAATGGGGACGGGAACGCATTTATGCGGGAATATTGATAGAATTGACCATCATATTGAAGGTAACTTGGAATCACacgatgatatgttgtgtggtcctcccactacgactagGGAAAccatgtagtttattaggctacagataaaATACTTTATGATCAACTTCACAGGgcggtgaaagtgcacggtgaccTTGAttctcctttccaataaatatctgATTCTGGTGTCATGATAACGGTCGATGCTTAACTaccgtttgacaaatacaaatatccTTGATGTTATCCATAATCATTTCATCATGTAGACTACCTGTTGGCTATATGCCAGCTGTTGGCacacgtgccaagaccagaggttTTGTTACAAAACAATCTGCAGAGTCGAAAATGTTATTCATACTATACAAATCACAATAAAGACCACCACAGTGACAGTCACTTCATCCTCATGTTGATGTATTTTTTCATATATCATATATGGTCCTGTGAAAGTACATCGTCATGTCCCTGACAAACGGGAGACATCGATCAGGAGGAATAGACACACCATCCGTGGTACCATGAGGTTGTAGATGGCCTTTGCTGGACACTGCTGCCGTTTTTCTAGCTCCTGCTGCCATTTCTTTAATAAAAGAGAAAACGTTTTTTTTTGCAAACAAATCTCTATTTTTGATTTAAATGGCATTCTGTAGAAGGGTCCAGACACAATGGAATATGAAGTTGCGGATGAAGTTCAgaatgacacaatttcatgtgtacaacatGTAAAGACCTGCATTACCACGGCTCAGAGCTTTGCCGTTTCTAAAAGGACATACAatatttgggtgtttttggaacccgactagcatcactactctggacggttctcacttagaatatgtagacaactacaaatacctaggtgtctggctagactgtaaactctccttccagaatcatattaaacatctccaatccaaaattaaatctagaatcggtttcctatttcacaacaaagcctccttcactcaaaGCCCcaaataccacccaccactgcgacctgtatgctctcgtcggctggccctcgctacctattcgtcgccagacccgctgactccaggtcatctataagtctttgctaggtaaagctctgccttatctcagctccctggtcacgataacaacacccacccacccatagcacgctccagcaggtatatctcactggtcatccccaaagccaacacttcctttggccacctttccttccagttctctgctgccaatgactagaacaaattgcaaaaatcgctgaagttggagacttatatctccctcactaactttaaacatcagctatctgagcagctaaccgatcgctgcagctgtacatagtccatctgtaaataccccatccaatctacctacctcatccccatattgtttttatttactttttgcacaccagtatttctacttgcacatcatcatctgcacatctatctctccagtgttaatttgctaaattgtaattacttcgctactatggcctacatattgccttacctcctcatgccatttgcacacaatgtatatagactttttctattgtgttattgactgtacgttcgtttattccacgtgtaactctgtgttgttgtttgtgtcgcactgctttgctttacattggccaggtcgcagttgtaaatgagaacttattctcaactggccaaccgggttaaataaagttaaaataaataaataaatacatctttAAATAATCTCCATGGGCTCCCTTGAGATACAATACGTACTCAAAACAAATGATTTCATAAACATATCGATTTTAT includes these proteins:
- the prdm8 gene encoding PR domain zinc finger protein 8, which gives rise to MDQSFLSRSLWTSEGKFLQHHATDLYTSVHVTRNIPAGAQFGPCILQNTFYDTVAFIALKSRDKRSKSYVFRVDPEAMRSSALVLSWLRLVQAACGREEQNTEAFLKGGQLYFRTTRDIRQEEELLVWYDQELSHLLGFTDISARGQHEELKCATCNQVFKNEHPYLAHCRFLCAQVKYDALSREAYEHKHMEIKRQRRVTDFHNIARDLEHKRYGASEDAEISPRKWKHEETGYPRWRKPVLLEKTNISNNNNITQITRDYHPTAPESTGSALKLKAEKYQLKKDHVECKNSAFTEVGAAKICFTHEKEKPTEADSETVREMSADLNSNSNSSAFSFVLRSGAEEQKSAFCKPYKRTSNGSTAHPSNTLPAQLNRLEDVRDVFTSKTVLRYNNLLATNMLNGDLPRAQTLPTQVNGNAFPYAPEHWSRSIGDQLQTTPSLTILPPTFTSIGVSVQNWCAKCNLSFRMTSDLVLHMRSHHKKEFAAESQVRRRREEKLTCPICHEFFRERHHLSRHMTSHN